The sequence below is a genomic window from Tachysurus vachellii isolate PV-2020 chromosome 2, HZAU_Pvac_v1, whole genome shotgun sequence.
caaaaaagaaaaaaaaaaaaaaaaaaagaaaaaaagaggtaCTGTTTTACTTTCAAATTAACCGCAATCAAGTTTACAAGCTCCAAGATGATCTCTACCAGGTTACCACACAATCTTTACTTACCTAGTGATCGTGTGTACAGTTTTGGCTTATTGTGGGTCCTCATATTTCCTCCACTTTTGGTACTCTCACCATCTGACCCTTGAACACTTCCTCTCCATGACTTCTCTAAGGAACAGCAACTTAGATTAGCAAAGGACAAACAGTCTTACAAGCAGTATGGCAATCAATTTGCtattttgagacaatgtcaattgtaaaaagcactatacaaataagcttgaattgaatttgaaacCGTCCTACCACCAATGAATCTCTGCTCAGCATCAGTCCATCCCTCCATTGCTGAAAGAGCCAGGTTTTCCTCATTTTTTGCCCAAGTGATGTCATTATTCATACTATGTCTATTTTTGTTCCACGATGAAGTGGATTGTGAAGCCCTCATATCCTCACACAAGCAATTTTGCTCCCTCAGCTTGGACTGGAGAGACATAGGGCATTTCTCCAAATGTTTACCTGAATGGGGATTTTGAACCTTGTACAATTGCGCTAAGCATTTTTTTGTAGGATATACATCATTTTCAGAGACTTCACTCATTTCGTTGATTTTGTTGTTCAactctgtgtttgctttaatAGCAGCTACTTTGCACCTAGCTTTTTTCTCAGGAACACCCATACATTTGGCACACAATGGACCCTTGACCGTATTCCCTGTTAAATGAGCACGAGAAACTTTGTGCCTTTTACCAGCCTTGCTGCTTCGACTACCAGAGCAGATGTCTGTACTGTGTTTCACCGAACACCTTTTACACATCTGTTCGTGTTTGAGAGGTGACTCTGGAAACAAAGTCATGGTACAATCCTCCTCATTAGGACCAAACTCAGCCATAACATTCTGGATAGTCATCTCCTCTTTCAATTTCTTAGAAGCAGCATTAGGACTTTGGGGTCCACATGGTAGAAGGGATTCAAGTGAGGTAATCGAGTCTTGTCCAAGTTCAATCACTGCTCCAGTTTCCAGCAAACATGGTGTTGCATCTGCTGGGGACTTACTCGATTGTTGAGCACTCTCAGCTGGAACCTCCATTACTATGGGAAGGGATTGTTTCCCTGGAGTCATCAGGCTATTTTGAATCATCCACTCTGATGTAGGCACATAAGGCATCAACGAGTCTACAGACCAAACAGAGGCCTCCATCTGCCGAAACTCATCCAGACACTGCAGGTCAAGGGGTAATCGCAGGATTTTAAAGTGAATGGACTTGGGGTTACCGCACATATCCTGGGCACTTTTTACCAAGCTCGGATCCCCTTGAACCACCAGTGTACTGTTGACCGGTTCAACAGGTGCAACAATTGAGCCTTCTAGTGTGCTCACAGAACCATTCAAGGGACAAGAAACCATTAGAATATCTGGGCAAGGGTCCTCCAAGTGGCTGAGGTCTTTTGTACCTTTTCTTTCCTCATCCCCAAAAGGCAGAGGTTGAAAACATCTTAGGACCACATCTTCTGCAGATCCTACATTACACTGCAAGAGCTCTCCATCAGCACTGCTTGCTAGCTCAGTGGTCTCCTTGGAATGTGTGATTTTCACTGCAGAAGGGGAACCACTACACTCAATCCGCACCTCCTCCGCTTGGAAAAGAATACCACCATTTTGAACAGCAGTAGTTTTGGCAGTATCTCCAGCCATTTTGTTTAACATGGAACAGCCCCTTTCAGGACAAGCAGATTGGTCTTCATTTGGGATAGAGGAGAGAACACTACTAGAGTCAGTACTTCTTCCAGATTCAGATCTGTTCTGAGTGCTTTTTACAACGTTGTATCCCTGTTGTTGAGAGTTGGCAGAAACAGGCTCAGTTTGAACTTCTGAACTGACCATGACTCTACCAGATGGTGTCATGTGCTGGTAGCGGAATCTGCGAGCCTGGTATGCCATTGTAGGTGCTAAATGAGGGGCCATCATGCGTCTGTAGTCAACCATGTGCAGCTGGGTGTGGGGAAGGATGTAGCCAGGAGCTTCAACATATGAAGGAGGAGGAAAGGGTGGCAAAACCATGCCATAACCttcaacaaagaaaacaaagattaaaatttaatttacaggCAAAGTAATCTGCATTAGCTTTACTACtatgtttaacttttttttttttaaaaaatcactgCAGGAGTACA
It includes:
- the buc2l gene encoding uncharacterized protein buc2l — translated: MVVATSQPPPGVETHAQGIPSGMMPMQGSRHTGPNSYRGPNPNHFDRQQQGNWPFFYVQPSQPYLPCQWPMPMPYVPYGGLPGLGYGMVLPPFPPPSYVEAPGYILPHTQLHMVDYRRMMAPHLAPTMAYQARRFRYQHMTPSGRVMVSSEVQTEPVSANSQQQGYNVVKSTQNRSESGRSTDSSSVLSSIPNEDQSACPERGCSMLNKMAGDTAKTTAVQNGGILFQAEEVRIECSGSPSAVKITHSKETTELASSADGELLQCNVGSAEDVVLRCFQPLPFGDEERKGTKDLSHLEDPCPDILMVSCPLNGSVSTLEGSIVAPVEPVNSTLVVQGDPSLVKSAQDMCGNPKSIHFKILRLPLDLQCLDEFRQMEASVWSVDSLMPYVPTSEWMIQNSLMTPGKQSLPIVMEVPAESAQQSSKSPADATPCLLETGAVIELGQDSITSLESLLPCGPQSPNAASKKLKEEMTIQNVMAEFGPNEEDCTMTLFPESPLKHEQMCKRCSVKHSTDICSGSRSSKAGKRHKVSRAHLTGNTVKGPLCAKCMGVPEKKARCKVAAIKANTELNNKINEMSEVSENDVYPTKKCLAQLYKVQNPHSGKHLEKCPMSLQSKLREQNCLCEDMRASQSTSSWNKNRHSMNNDITWAKNEENLALSAMEGWTDAEQRFIGEKSWRGSVQGSDGESTKSGGNMRTHNKPKLYTRSLDVHRRDTRY